The DNA window CTTTGTGTACGTGAGTATGGTGGTGGGAGCGTGGTGGCCTGCGCAATAACCCTTTGTCTCCTGAAACATGCTTGAGCTGCTCTGTGATTCAAAAGCCACGTGAGAGCTTGGTGGCAGAACAACGGCGAGCTCCCCAAAGCCTTGGCTCCGCTGGATCCACCGTCTGCCCCTCCAGCCCTGTGTACTTCTTGGGGATATGGACCAAACAAATTACCTGGGAAGCAATTTCAGCTTCATTTGGCTGCCAGAGATTAGCCAGAGTCCTCAGCTGAGACCTGCTGGCAACTGGGGAAGAAATTGCTGTTTCAGGTGAGCTGTGGtaagaaatttggaaaaaaaaaccccaacaatacGAGGCTTTTCATGTGACACGCAAGACTTTATTATAACAGCCATAACCCTGGAGAGCAGGTGGTGTCTATCCTATAGAAATGTGGAAATACTGCGATGCACTCAACGGAAATATGCCGAGAGGCTATGAACAACTCCTCCTGTGAACTGAAAATCTGGGAACTCCAGTGGGGTTGCATGGCAGTGGCTGAGGCCAGAGCCTGGCCTCGTAAAGGAAAATACTGCAGGGCACTGTCTATGTGGGTTTGTGCAAGAGAGCCACAGGAATGCCTGGGTTGAGGCAGGAACATCCCCCCCACCTCGCTCGCAGAGGGACAAGGCATCTACAGAGTTGGCTCTAGTAGCTTTGGTGTGACGTGATTGGTGTGCATTGGCTGGCGTCAGCCAGGTAAGGTAAAAGCTGCTATGTAAGTTCAATAAATACAAAGACAAGTCCTGCTCGTTTAGGTTAAATGGGAACCAGTATCCCATTTGTAGGgcctaacaccactgtgtgtGAGTCTGGAGTGCCTTTAGGTGAGACAAGCAGAGATGCTCTTGGCTAGAGAGGTGGCTTATGGAAATTAAGGAGTTTTAGCTTTGGTGGCATGGGAACGAATGAGGGGCCACCCAGAAGGCAGGAAAATCAGTTAAATACTCTGAAGTGGCCAAGGATCCTCCAGTACAACCAGCATGTTTGTCACCAGATACGGAAATCCAGATGTCACAAATCCATCTGGCTCAGGTTGTTTACCTGCAACTCCCCACCAGCTCAGTTTGGAAAGCTTGATGCTGCCTTCCTCTGAAAGCCACATCAGTGAACACCTCTCAGACACGGACAGAGCGGggacaaaagagagagaatgatTTTGTAATACTGCTAAAATGGCTGGGCTGACAGCTTCTGGCTGCTGGGTTAAAAGCTTGTGTGATAATATTTTCCCCTCCTGCCAAATTTTCTATAGGTAGATCTCAAAGGTTGTAAATGCAGATCCTCTGGGGAAACAGACCTGGAGAGGAAGATGCTGATGTGGGTATCTGAATGGGAGAGCCTCTAAAATCCTGGGTTGGATTCTGCTTGTAACTGGTAACAGAGCTGTTAAGTGGGAAGTTGTAAAGACAAACTTAAAAGAGACAGCCTGGAGTGGATTCTCATCCTTTGTCCCCCGGACGTTGGCTTGAGTTCAGGAGAAAGTGCTTTAGCCTCATTTGGCTACAGGTGCCAACAGGTCTTGTGTTTATGCTGTGGGGCTCCATTTCTCCTAGGAGCATTCTTCGGTGGGCAGGGAGCTGAGCTTTGGCCGGGCCCCACTGATGAAGGCATCTGCTTCAGGTGTCACTGAGTTGTCACTGTGGCTTCTAGAGGGCAGCACCTTTGTGCTACCTCCGTTTGGCTTCATCTCACCATTGGTGCTGCCTGGTCCTCTTGCAAAGAGCTTGGAGTTTCTCAAGGTGCTGGCAGAaactgcagggagggaggggaatgAGAGGGAGGAggttagaaatgttttattcacACTCTGCTTCGCCAAATTGTATGAATAAAACCACTTACGGTGTTTTGGCCTGGAGTGGACGCTGCTGATGATTGTGGGTATTGGTTGCTCCATGCTGTGAATGCAAGGACAGAGTGTGAGGATGCAGAGAGATACAGAGGACTGGAGTTTGGCCCACGTGAGCTGGGCTACACGGGTAGAGCCAAGTGCATGGTTGGGTCATGAAGGCTCAAACAACAGCATCTGTGCAAAGCATCATCTAGGGAAGTGCTGACCCTCCAATCTGGGGAGTCTGAGGAAAAGTTCAGAGCAAGAAACGGGGCCGTACTGTAGGGGGACTGCTGggatttgttctttctttgaTCAAACCTTCAATACCAGACTCAAAGCTTGGGTTGTCTGCTTTCTCCCTAGGTGTTTGGGTGCATCCCTTCCCCTCTTCAGGCACAAAGAAGCCCAGCTTAcctgctctcctccccttccaTCAGCTTCCTGTAAGTGAGGATCTCCACATCCAGTGCCAGCTTGATGTTCATGAGCTCCTGATACTCTTTCACCAGGTGAGCCATATCCTCTTTGCTCTTCTGTAGGGCTTCTTCTAGGTTGACCAGTTTGGCTTTGGCATCCTTGAGGGCCATCTCGCCGTGCTCTCCTGCTTCTTTGATATGCTCCTCTAAGTACAGGCACTGGTGTTGCAAAGGGAGAAGGGTGGTGGAGGCATTAGGTGTGTTGTAGTTTCAGACCTCTGTGTCACAGTTTTGtcacccccaccccaggacACACCTGGCTCTTTTGGGACACGATGCAGGACCTCAGCTTCTGGATCTTTATGTTTAGGTCTGCAATCTCCCGTCGGCTGTCAAGGAGGTGAATCCCGTAGGTGCCTGACTGGGTGCTTCCTTCGTTCAGCTGCAGGGGAGATGGAAGAGGGGGTTATCTGCACGCCTCCTCTGCTGTAGCAAAGGAATCTGTGAGGATTCCCACTGCCCTTGAGGAGAAACACCTAACTGGAGAAAAATAGTGGGTGTGTGGAAGGATTTAGGGCTCAATCTCATATCCTCTTctggctggggctgtgccaggtGTAGAGCAGAGTCTCTTGGGGTTAATCacattctttcttgctgtttgGAGGAGCACCAGTGGAAGGTCATTTGCATCTTAAGTGGCCAAGCTGCTACTGGGAGATGGCTTTGCCTTTCTCCACTGATGGTGTGGAGAGCCTAGAGCAATGAAACTCCTAATTTACACACCTAGTGAGGAGGAGGTGATCTGGGTTAGCACCCTGTCCCTCCCTCCATTCCCAGGTATAGTCTGTCCCTCCACATCTTGCTGATTCCTGTAGTTTCTAGgctgctctctctccctcttctttccctgcctctccccagtATCAATCAGATAAGGAGACAAATACCTTTCTCCTGGTAAGTGCTTcagcctcctcccagctccGAAGAGCCAGGGCTTCATATTGGGCCCTCACTTCTTCCACAATTCTGCTCAGATCAAGTTTGCATGCATTGTCAATTCCCAGTACGACAGAAACGTCCTTAATTTCTGTCAGCAGCTCCTCGAGTTCCTGAATagcaaagagagaagagaacTGAACTCCCAAGTGGTCAACAAAGCTACAAGCCAGGAGAGAGCGGAACCCTGGCAGATCTGCTGTGCTTAGCTAGGCAAAGCATCTTCCATATGCAGTGTGGAGATGGTGAGATTCCCCAGGTTTCCAGTCTCTGAAGTTTGGAAGCTGGCATTATTTTCTCCATAAAATCCAGACTTGGGCTTGGGTTTGGGACCTTTGGATACAATCTGTTAAAAGTGTGACAAGGTAGTGCATTTGTACTGCATCAAGAGCAAGTTAATTGAACTGATGATCATGCTTCAATATCTGTCAGTATTCAGATAGTGGGCATATATGTCTTGGGCAAGAAATAGCGGGGTGTGAATCATTCTGCAGGCTAGTGGTGCTAGGAAGATGTC is part of the Nyctibius grandis isolate bNycGra1 chromosome 11, bNycGra1.pri, whole genome shotgun sequence genome and encodes:
- the LOC137669042 gene encoding keratin, type II cytoskeletal 80-like, whose translation is MTNPCTAFTSGSLSSWEVSGKMSRGKAASTSPDRLGRCSPNGVASNGYSTLSLHGDGGYQCSSYPSFSIDGRLLAPVHLDIDPDFQAMRQQEKEDIKVLNNQFVTLIEKVQCLEQQNKILTTRWNFLKDQNNSHSESDIKAIYDQYMSKMNQEMKALNNEQEDLESELTKVLSTMDNFRSKYEDEIRLCSGMEYTFMELKKDLDVSSLHRTELEVKLSGLQELMELKKTIYEQELEELLTEIKDVSVVLGIDNACKLDLSRIVEEVRAQYEALALRSWEEAEALTRRKLNEGSTQSGTYGIHLLDSRREIADLNIKIQKLRSCIVSQKSQCLYLEEHIKEAGEHGEMALKDAKAKLVNLEEALQKSKEDMAHLVKEYQELMNIKLALDVEILTYRKLMEGEESSMEQPIPTIISSVHSRPKHLSASTLRNSKLFARGPGSTNGEMKPNGGSTKVLPSRSHSDNSVTPEADAFISGARPKLSSLPTEECS